In the Methanosphaera stadtmanae DSM 3091 genome, CTCCACTATCTGGTGTTTCTAGTTTTGTTATACACCGAAGAAGTGTTGATTTTCCACTTCCTGATGGTCCTATTATTGCTAGTACTTCTCCTTTTTCTACTTGTAAGCTTATATCTTCCAGTACTGTGTTTTTGTTAAAGCTTTTTTTTAGATTTTTTATTTCTAGTAGTGTCATGTTTTTGCCTCTATTGGTAGTAGTTTAGTTTCTTTTCTAGTAATTCCATTATAAATGCTACTATTGCATTTAGTATGTAGTAGAATATTCCTGCTATAAATAGTGCTAGTATTGATGCTTCTGATGCTGCTACTTGTTTTGCTACTGTAAAGAGTTCTGGTATTGCCAGTACAAATGATAGTGATGTGTCTTTTACTAGTGTTATAACTTCGTTTGTTATTGATGGTAGTACTATTTTAAATACTTGTGGTAGTATTATTATGAAAAATGTTTCCATTTTTGTATATCCCAGTATTTGTGCTGCTTCATATTGTCCTTTTGGTATGGATTCTATTCCACCTCTGAATATTTCTGCAAAGTATGCTGCATAGTTTATTATGAATGCTATTAGTACTGCTATTAGTCTGTAGCTACTGGATGTACTTACTCCTAGTATGTAGTATGGTCCAAAAAATACCACTATTAACTGTAGCATGAGTGGTGTTCCCCTCATTACTGAGATATATATTCTCATTATCCATTGTATGGGTTTGATTTTACTCATTCTTCCCCATGCTACTACTAGTCCTAGCGGTATTGCAAATAGTAGTGTTAGTATAAAAATTTCTAGGGTGGTTATTAATCCACCCATTAGTTCTGTTAGTACTGTTGTTAGTAACATTTTAGATACGCCTTTCTAGTTTGTGGTGTTGGTTGTTGTGTTGTTGTTTTTTATAAGTGATCCTGGTACTCCATAGCTATCATATTTACTTGCTATTTTTGCTATTGTTCCATCTGCTTCCATTTCATCAAGTGTTTGTTGTATTTTGTCTCTTAGTTGTTCATTTCCTTTTTTAAATCCTATTCCATATTGTTCTGAGGATATTTCTTCATCTAGTATTTTATAGTCACTTGGATTACTTTTGGAGTTTACTTGGTATTGTGCTACTCCTATATCCATTGCTACTGCATCACATGTTCCTGCATCTAAGTCTAAAAATGCTGTGTTGTAGTCGGCTATTTGTACTAGTTGTTTGAATGTGTCTGCTAATGGTTTTTGATCTCCTTCTAGTGCTGATA is a window encoding:
- a CDS encoding amino acid ABC transporter permease, which translates into the protein MLLTTVLTELMGGLITTLEIFILTLLFAIPLGLVVAWGRMSKIKPIQWIMRIYISVMRGTPLMLQLIVVFFGPYYILGVSTSSSYRLIAVLIAFIINYAAYFAEIFRGGIESIPKGQYEAAQILGYTKMETFFIIILPQVFKIVLPSITNEVITLVKDTSLSFVLAIPELFTVAKQVAASEASILALFIAGIFYYILNAIVAFIMELLEKKLNYYQ